One window of Amaranthus tricolor cultivar Red isolate AtriRed21 chromosome 13, ASM2621246v1, whole genome shotgun sequence genomic DNA carries:
- the LOC130797719 gene encoding probable protein phosphatase 2C 72 produces the protein MGNCTSCVSSDIQVHEYGCIDNSVHIRASINGCYKVGSVHSEQGAKGVNQDSAILYQGYGREDGAFCAVFDGHGINGQLVSRIARYQLPTILESQMKVMEWNEAFVSSFKAMDKQIKLIDTIDCSLSGSTAVVVVQQGEELIIANLGDSRAVLGTLNENRVEAVQLTKDMKPDVEEEADRIKKAKGRVFAHKSQPHILRVWLPDEDVPGLAMTRAFGDFDLKTYGIIATPELTRRRITSNDLFLVLACDGVWDVLSNEEIVSVVCSVKNKETAAKAIVDEALAAWNRKFPSASVDDCTAVCLFLQDTKKDSFLPPAT, from the exons ATGGGAAACTGTACATCTTGTGTAAGTTCTGATATTCAAGTGCACGAGTATGGCTGCATTGATAATTCTGTACACATTCGAGCTTCCATTAATGGTTGTTATAAGGTTGGTTCTGTGCACTCGGAACAAGGAGCTAAAGGTGTCAACCAAGATTCTGCTATTCTCTACCAG GGATATGGAAGAGAGGATGGAGCATTTTGTGCCGTTTTTGATGGGCATGGAATAAATGGGCAACTAGTGAGCAGAATAGCAAGATATCAACTACCAACAATACTAGAAAGCCAAATGAAAGTCATGGAATGGAATGAAGCTTTTGTTAGTTCATTTAAAGCCATGGACAAACAGATTAAACTCATTGATACCATTGATTGTTCTCTTAGCGGAAGTACTGCTGTGGTTGTTGTCCAACAG GGGGAAGAGCTAATTATAGCCAATCTTGGAGATTCAAGAGCTGTTCTCGGGACGTTGAACGAGAACAGAGTGGAAGCAGTTCAATTAACAAAAGATATGAAGCCAGATGTAGAAGAAGAAGCAGATCGGATCAAGAAAGCAAAGGGTCGGGTTTTTGCTCATAAAAGTCAACCACATATATTACGCGTATGGTTGCCGGATGAGGATGTTCCAGGGCTTGCTATGACTCGTGCATTTGGTGATTTTGATCTCAAGACCTATGGAATTATTGCCACTCCTGAGCTCACTCGACGCCGTATTACCTCAAATGACCTCTTTCTTGTGCTCGCTTGTGATGGG gtaTGGGATGTGCTGAGCAACGAGGAAATAGTGTCAGTGGTGTGCTCAGTTAAAAATAAGGAGACAGCAGCAAAAGCAATAGTGGACGAAGCTTTAGCTGCTTGGAACCGCAAATTTCCATCAGCAAGTGTAGATGACTGCACTGCTGTCTGCCTATTCTTGCAAGACACAAAAAAGGACTCATTTTTGCCTCCTGCTACTTAA
- the LOC130797718 gene encoding vacuolar-processing enzyme gamma-isozyme-like encodes MALSIFAILIMFLSFFTQIATSRLTPQNFMTNSFGTSSSKSKDGVEGTKWAVLVAGSRGFQNYRHQADICHAYQILKRGGLKDENIIVFMYDDIAYNEDNPKKGVIINSPHGEDVYNGVPKDYTGKNLNVRNLLGVILGDKKAIKGGSGKVVDSGPNDHIFIYYADHGAYGVLTMPDFEDLYADDFIKTMKKKHELGTYKSMVIYVEACEAGSIFEGLLPKEWNIYATTASNSEESSWATYCPGFDVAPPPQYDTCLGDLYSVSWMEDSETHSSQAETLEQQYMVVKKRLTEAGSEGSHEMWFGSNQISKDLRSQYMGTTPGRTTFNGAHYNHTHQIVDQHQADILFFKRKVIRAVEGSMEKERAKKELEDVLSHRNHVDSTIKAIGTSLFGGNQGFQMLTNTLRSTGQPIVDDWNCFKSMVAIYEKHCGPLSSYGKKHLRTFAKMCNAGIQQNQMAQASSLVCAGTS; translated from the exons ATGGCTTTAAGTATCTTTGCTATCTTAATCATGTTCTTATCATTCTTCACTCAAATTGCTACTAGTCGTTTAACACCACAAAATTTCATGACCAATTCTTTTGGaacttcatcatcaaaatccaAGGATGGTGTTGAAGGAACTAAATGGGCCGTATTAGTAGCCGGGTCTAGAGGTTTTCAAAATTATCGTCATCAG GCCGATATTTGTCATGCTtaccaaattttaaaaagagGTGGTCTCAAAGACGAAAATATCATTGTTTTTATGTACGATGATATAGCTTACAACGAAGATAATCCTAAGAAGGGAGTTATCATAAATAGTCCACATGGTGAAGACGTTTATAATGGAGTTCCCAAG GACTACACAGGCAAAAATTTGAATGTTAGAAATCTTTTAGGAGTCATATTAGGAGATAAGAAAGCTATAAAAGGTGGAAGCGGAAAAGTCGTCGATAGTGGCCCTAACGACCACATATTTATTTACTATGCTGATCATGGAGCTTACGGAGTACTAA CTATGCCCGATTTTGAAGACCTATATGCTGATGATTTCATCAAGACCATGAAGAAAAAGCATGAGTTGGGAACTTATAAAAGCATG GTGATATATGTAGAAGCCTGTGAAGCAGGGAGTATATTTGAAGGGCTTCTACCAAAGGAGTGGAACATATATGCAACAACAGCTTCTAATTCTGAAGAAAGTAGTTGGGCAACCTACTGCCCTGGCTTTGATGTTGCTCCTCCTCCTCAATATGATACCTGTTTAGGGGATTTGTACAGTGTTTCTTGGATGGAAGAtag TGAGACTCACAGCAGTCAAGCAGAGACTTTGGAACAACAATATATGGTG GTGAAGAAAAGGCTGACAGAAGCAGGGAGTGAAGGATCGCATGAGATGTGGTTTGGTAGTAACCAAATTAGTAAGGATCTGCGCTCTCAATACATGGGTACTACTCCTGGTAGAACAACTTTTAATGGTGCTCATTATAATCATACTCATCAAATTGTGGACCAACATCAAGCTGATATTCTCTTTTTCAAGAGAAAG GTCATTAGAGCAGTCGAAGGATCAATGGAAAAAGAAAGAGCAAAAAAGGAGTTGGAAGATGTATTATCACATAGGAATCATGTGGACTCTACCATCAAAGCTATTGGAACCTCTCTTTTTGGTGGTAATCAAGGTTTTCAAATGTTGACTAACACTCTTCGATCAACGGGTCAACCCATTGTCGATGATTGGAATTGTTTCAAATCAatg gTTGCCATATACGAAAAACATTGTGGACCCTTGTCCAGCTATGGAAAGAAACATTTGCGAACCTTTGCAAAAATGTGTAATGCAGGAATTCAACAAAATCAAATGGCACAAGCATCATCACTTGTGTGCGCTGGGACAAGTTGA
- the LOC130797720 gene encoding uncharacterized protein LOC130797720, translating into MESILDTVDEELSFEDGDDVEMMDVEEGELVDRSVNSVDIHDKEVKENSHNDNPQPVKNMTKKKKRNKKKKKKNAMPKSDVVNIDRFVLNVCKRLKEPKSYLMYTAVGILGVSALGDLIKEVDAVQACGGQKTARGDRNRTGGGILWSILKSRDFNAYKEIMKKGKEFEKQFRRPVNVQPSGGSGAISSKAISSTPNCDSQTENPAADELARQPSTMQNRGSVHDRIRIPVTYDDLLGEEPPIDQSSF; encoded by the exons ATGGAGAGTATATTGGATACTGTTGATGAAGAGTTGAGCTTTGAAGATGGTGATGATGTGGAGATGATGGATGTCGAAGAAGGAGAACTTGTGGACAGGTCAGTGAATAGTGTTGACATACATGACAAAGAAGTAAAGGAGAATTCACATAATGATAATCCACAGCCTGTGAAGAATATGACCAAGAAAAAAAAGCGgaataagaaaaagaagaaaaagaatgcCATGCCCAAATCAGATGTTGTTAACATCGACAG GTTTGTATTGAATGTCTGTAAACGGTTGAAAGAgccaaaatcatatttgatgtATACAGCTGTTGGCATTCTGGGAGTATCTGCCCTTGGGGACCTTATAAAAGAG GTAGATGCAGTCCAAGCATGTGGAGGTCAGAAGACTGCTCGAGGCGATAGAAATCGAACTGGTGGAGGCATTTTATGGAGTATACTCAAGTCACGTGATTTCAATGCATATAAGGAGATAATGAAGAAAGGAAAGGAGTTCGAG AAACAATTTCGGCGACCTGTTAATGTGCAGCCATCTGGTGGTTCAGGTGCAATCTCAAGTAAGGCTATTTCTAGCACTCCAAATTGTGACTCTCAGACAGAAAACCCAGCAGCAGATGAATTAGCAAGGCAGCCTAGCACCATGCAGAATCGAGGTTCCGTGCATGATAGGATTAGAATACCTGTTACATATGATGACTTGCTTGGAGAGGAACCACCAATTGATCAATCATCATTTTGA